The following coding sequences are from one Arthrobacter crystallopoietes window:
- a CDS encoding FRG domain-containing protein, with protein sequence MESVVEVDPDDLYGLIAALTQDQWLPARPRIRVAVAYRGHTSAERDLSTGLVRLRGDSSAEVEPHLMRNFRKYAHRDTSPGDSDWNWLSVAQHYGLPTRLLDWSHSPYVALHFVTRDTSRYDEDGAVWCVDYAAAHELLPPELRSEIEPAGGGLFTTEMLSRSAYTLSEFDRFHDDEGHSIPLFFEPPSLDERIVNQAAIFSTMSDAAAGLDEWLQRHPELYRKVIVPAQLKWRIRDHLDQANVTERVLFPGLDGLSRWLRRYYSPRDPVRNPRDA encoded by the coding sequence ATGGAATCCGTGGTGGAGGTTGACCCGGACGATCTGTACGGGTTGATCGCCGCCCTGACACAGGACCAGTGGCTGCCTGCCCGTCCGCGCATCCGCGTTGCCGTGGCCTACCGCGGCCACACCTCGGCCGAGCGTGACCTGTCTACCGGACTTGTTCGGCTACGCGGGGACTCCAGTGCCGAGGTGGAACCGCACCTGATGCGCAACTTCCGCAAGTACGCCCACCGGGACACGTCCCCCGGGGACTCGGACTGGAACTGGCTGAGCGTCGCCCAACACTACGGCTTGCCGACGCGTCTGCTCGACTGGAGCCACTCCCCCTATGTCGCGCTGCACTTTGTCACCAGGGACACGTCCCGCTACGACGAGGACGGCGCGGTCTGGTGCGTGGATTATGCGGCCGCCCATGAACTGCTGCCGCCGGAACTGCGCAGCGAAATCGAGCCGGCCGGCGGCGGGTTGTTCACCACGGAGATGCTCTCCCGCTCTGCCTACACCCTCTCCGAGTTCGACCGGTTCCACGACGACGAGGGACACAGCATCCCGTTGTTTTTCGAGCCGCCCTCGCTGGACGAGCGCATTGTGAACCAGGCCGCGATCTTTTCCACCATGTCCGACGCCGCCGCAGGGCTGGACGAGTGGCTGCAGCGCCATCCTGAGCTGTACCGGAAGGTGATCGTTCCCGCGCAGCTCAAATGGCGGATCCGGGACCATCTGGACCAGGCCAATGTGACCGAACGTGTGCTGTTCCCCGGCCTCGACGGCCTTTCCCGCTGGCTGCGGCGCTACTACAGTCCGCGCGACCCGGTACGGAACCCGCGCGACGCCTGA
- a CDS encoding DedA family protein, whose translation MEIPEGPWQWLYYPMTLLMVVLDAPMPAAPSEIMVIGGGTLLAHGELILPLVVLTAFAGSMAGDVLLFLLFRGGVNTLLNRYRWGRKVDRAVTQALEKAGRSSTYAAIVAARFIPGGRTASVAAAGLADVPLNNFLVLSATGSTIWALWMTGLGLATGLATDLPFWVNLVLGTVIGILVGTAIAAVISLRRRSQPAPVLGGVVDIEE comes from the coding sequence GTGGAAATCCCCGAAGGGCCGTGGCAATGGCTGTATTATCCGATGACCTTGCTGATGGTCGTTCTGGATGCCCCCATGCCTGCCGCGCCGTCGGAAATCATGGTCATCGGCGGCGGCACGCTGCTGGCCCACGGCGAGCTCATCCTCCCGCTGGTGGTGCTGACCGCGTTTGCCGGCAGCATGGCCGGGGACGTGCTGCTGTTCCTGCTCTTCCGCGGCGGCGTCAACACGTTGCTCAACCGCTACCGGTGGGGCCGCAAGGTGGACCGCGCCGTGACCCAGGCGCTGGAGAAGGCCGGCCGGTCCTCCACTTATGCCGCCATTGTCGCCGCGCGCTTTATCCCCGGCGGCCGGACCGCGTCCGTCGCGGCAGCGGGACTGGCGGATGTCCCGCTGAACAACTTCCTGGTTCTGTCCGCCACGGGCTCCACCATCTGGGCGTTGTGGATGACCGGGCTGGGGCTTGCCACCGGGCTCGCCACGGATCTGCCGTTCTGGGTGAATCTTGTTTTGGGTACGGTGATTGGCATACTGGTGGGCACGGCAATAGCTGCCGTCATCAGCCTGCGCCGCCGCAGCCAGCCGGCGCCGGTGCTCGGGGGTGTCGTCGACATCGAGGAGTAG
- a CDS encoding tryptophan-rich sensory protein produces the protein MDAVKPYLHKTRTILATDLARQLAVSASLVFALLIGARGAGLLGGTAIKDTAGGAFAPDFTLLAPASGAFSIWSAIYVGLVGYTIFQWWPSQRRTPRQRAAGWLLAASLVLNACWILSAQASNVGLSLMVMILLLAVLLAAVYVLTRYPAKSLVEALLADAPVGLYTGWILVAAGANAASWLTLRGIDLFGWGADVWAVIALGVVSFAGAVVAMTGRGRMSAVVALCWGLGWIAVSRLLGDPGSVPVVIAAGFGFFFVLVCGTSRRFRVGHEERRAFRRGYVPEI, from the coding sequence ATGGACGCCGTAAAACCCTACCTCCACAAGACCCGGACGATCCTCGCCACCGATCTGGCACGCCAACTCGCGGTCAGTGCCAGCCTGGTGTTCGCGCTGCTGATCGGGGCGCGCGGTGCCGGCCTGCTGGGCGGCACCGCCATCAAGGACACGGCCGGCGGCGCGTTCGCCCCGGACTTCACGCTGCTGGCCCCGGCTTCGGGCGCATTCAGCATCTGGTCGGCGATCTACGTGGGGCTGGTCGGCTACACCATCTTCCAGTGGTGGCCTTCGCAGCGTCGCACCCCGAGGCAGCGCGCGGCCGGCTGGCTGCTGGCCGCCTCGCTGGTCCTCAACGCCTGCTGGATCCTGAGCGCGCAGGCCTCGAATGTGGGGTTGAGCCTGATGGTCATGATCCTGCTGCTGGCCGTGTTGCTGGCCGCGGTCTACGTCCTGACCCGGTATCCGGCCAAGTCCCTGGTGGAAGCGCTCCTTGCAGATGCTCCCGTGGGGCTGTACACCGGCTGGATTCTGGTGGCAGCCGGCGCCAACGCGGCCAGTTGGCTCACCCTGCGCGGCATCGACCTGTTCGGCTGGGGCGCCGATGTCTGGGCGGTCATCGCCCTCGGCGTGGTCTCCTTCGCCGGAGCGGTAGTGGCGATGACCGGTCGTGGCCGGATGTCCGCCGTCGTCGCCTTGTGCTGGGGGCTGGGCTGGATCGCCGTGTCCCGGCTCCTGGGTGATCCGGGCTCCGTGCCGGTGGTCATCGCGGCCGGATTCGGTTTCTTCTTTGTGCTGGTCTGCGGGACGTCGCGCCGGTTCCGGGTGGGGCACGAGGAGCGCCGGGCCTTTCGCCGCGGCTACGTTCCGGAGATCTGA
- a CDS encoding manganese catalase family protein → MFFHKQELQYKSTPDKPDAVYARKLQEVLGGQYGEITVAMQYSFQAWNIHIPGKYKDLLYGIGAEEFGHVEMLAKMIAQLLEKSPLGITDDAVQSDPTVAAIVGGTDVQQAIVAGAGARPVDSNGNPWMGSYVTASGNLLADFTANANAEMQGRLQVARLYHMTDDHGVRDLLSFLLARDTMHQNQWIAAARELQEEGAETLPVPSNFPLSKENRDVAYQYQNFSDGAAASEGSWASGPAPDGRGEFTYHDGPTTTGPLPEPTHPDSRFYGTTELPNIVEKTAGSVQDKLHKE, encoded by the coding sequence ATGTTTTTCCATAAGCAAGAGCTGCAATACAAATCAACGCCCGACAAGCCCGACGCCGTTTATGCCCGCAAGCTGCAGGAGGTATTGGGCGGACAATACGGTGAAATCACCGTGGCAATGCAATACAGCTTCCAAGCTTGGAATATCCATATCCCAGGCAAGTATAAGGATCTGCTCTACGGGATCGGCGCCGAGGAATTCGGCCACGTCGAAATGCTGGCCAAAATGATCGCCCAGTTGCTGGAGAAGTCCCCGCTGGGAATTACCGACGACGCGGTGCAGTCAGATCCTACGGTGGCGGCAATTGTCGGCGGCACGGACGTGCAGCAGGCAATCGTGGCCGGGGCCGGCGCGCGGCCGGTGGACAGCAACGGCAACCCGTGGATGGGTTCCTATGTCACGGCCAGCGGCAATCTGTTGGCAGATTTCACCGCTAACGCTAACGCGGAGATGCAGGGCCGGCTCCAGGTGGCGAGGCTGTACCACATGACCGATGATCACGGCGTGCGGGATCTGCTCTCCTTCCTGCTGGCCCGCGACACCATGCACCAGAACCAGTGGATCGCCGCCGCTCGCGAGCTCCAGGAAGAGGGCGCCGAAACACTTCCCGTACCCAGCAACTTCCCGCTTTCCAAGGAGAACCGCGACGTCGCCTACCAGTACCAGAACTTCTCGGACGGAGCCGCCGCTTCCGAAGGGTCCTGGGCCAGCGGACCCGCACCGGACGGGCGCGGGGAGTTCACCTACCACGACGGCCCGACCACAACCGGCCCGTTGCCGGAACCGACGCATCCCGATTCACGCTTCTACGGCACCACGGAACTGCCGAACATCGTGGAAAAGACCGCCGGCTCGGTTCAGGACAAGCTGCACAAGGAGTAG
- a CDS encoding alpha/beta hydrolase has translation MTSNYGTFVQRPAGPAEASENTWWRWRDMDVHVERIGTPDAPVRLVLFHGAGGNAAAMRPFAEHLATLGTYVSVPDLPGYGLTRSPDPAGIRYGHWQQFAQDFVRAESDDRPLVLMGASMGGLLAFETAAATSLAAALVVTCLLDPRDDRVRARLTWHPVLGKVAGPALRLLAGPLARVRVPIRWLADMRHISNDPGLVRTVLRDPNGGGGVMSLGWMRSFLEWQPDVEPEDFSSGRVLMVHPAEDRWTPQGISEPFFERIAAPKQIVRLENAGHFPIEQPGLDQLVATVSQLVADLR, from the coding sequence ATGACCAGCAACTACGGTACTTTCGTCCAACGTCCCGCAGGACCTGCCGAAGCGAGCGAGAACACGTGGTGGCGTTGGCGTGACATGGATGTCCATGTTGAGCGCATCGGCACCCCGGATGCCCCGGTACGGTTGGTGCTCTTCCACGGTGCCGGCGGCAACGCCGCGGCCATGCGTCCCTTCGCAGAACATCTGGCAACATTGGGAACCTATGTGAGCGTTCCGGATCTTCCGGGCTACGGCCTCACCCGGTCACCCGATCCGGCAGGCATCCGGTACGGACATTGGCAGCAGTTCGCCCAGGACTTCGTGCGCGCCGAATCCGACGACCGTCCGCTGGTCCTGATGGGAGCCAGCATGGGCGGGCTGCTCGCTTTCGAAACGGCAGCCGCCACCTCGCTCGCCGCCGCCCTGGTAGTGACGTGCTTGCTGGATCCCCGGGACGATAGGGTCCGGGCACGGCTGACGTGGCATCCGGTGCTGGGGAAGGTTGCCGGCCCTGCCCTCCGGCTCCTGGCCGGACCCTTGGCGAGGGTGCGGGTCCCCATCCGCTGGCTTGCCGACATGCGCCACATCAGCAATGATCCCGGGCTGGTGCGTACCGTCCTCCGGGACCCCAACGGCGGCGGTGGTGTGATGTCCCTGGGTTGGATGCGCAGCTTTTTGGAATGGCAACCCGATGTTGAACCGGAGGATTTCAGCTCAGGCCGGGTCCTGATGGTGCATCCTGCCGAGGACCGGTGGACCCCGCAAGGGATCAGCGAGCCGTTTTTCGAGCGTATCGCGGCGCCCAAGCAGATCGTGAGGTTGGAGAACGCGGGGCATTTCCCGATCGAGCAACCCGGGCTGGACCAGCTCGTAGCGACTGTCAGTCAGCTGGTGGCGGACCTCCGGTAG
- a CDS encoding O-acetyl-ADP-ribose deacetylase gives MEIRILEGDITRREVDAIVNAANSSLLGGGGVDGAIHRAAGPELLAACRELRSSQLPDGLPVGSAVATEAFRLPARWVIHTVGPNLHAGQNDPALLASCFSESLRVADELGARSVAFPAISAGVYGWDGGSVALAGLGEAMKYDGGVQLIEFVLFSAGLAETFRGVHRSLLGQ, from the coding sequence ATGGAGATAAGGATTCTCGAAGGTGACATCACGCGCCGCGAGGTGGACGCGATAGTCAACGCGGCGAACTCGAGCCTGCTGGGCGGGGGAGGAGTGGACGGCGCGATCCACCGCGCCGCCGGTCCCGAGCTGCTGGCCGCCTGCCGGGAACTGCGGTCCTCGCAGCTGCCCGACGGTCTGCCGGTCGGTTCCGCCGTCGCAACCGAGGCCTTCCGGCTGCCCGCCCGCTGGGTCATCCACACCGTCGGCCCCAACCTGCACGCCGGCCAGAACGATCCGGCTCTGCTGGCCTCCTGCTTCAGCGAAAGCCTCCGGGTGGCCGATGAGCTGGGCGCACGATCCGTGGCCTTTCCTGCGATCAGCGCCGGGGTCTACGGCTGGGACGGCGGCAGCGTCGCCCTGGCCGGGCTGGGTGAGGCGATGAAGTACGACGGCGGCGTGCAGCTGATCGAATTCGTGCTGTTCTCTGCCGGGTTGGCCGAGACCTTTCGTGGCGTCCACCGGAGTCTGCTGGGCCAATAG
- a CDS encoding MBL fold metallo-hydrolase: MFHRNVAERIHLIEHANVNLYLVEDGDQVMLVDSGLPAMWKMTVAALRELGRSPRDISALVLTHAHFDHLGFAARLQHDLDVPVYAHPGDSYIAEHPYRYKHEKNRLAYPVKYPACIPILTRMTLAGALNVRGVKDLRVLGAEAGLQLPGAPAVIHTPGHTEGHCALHFPERDTIITGDALVTLDPYTGTRGPHIVSAAATADTRQALKSLELLAETGAGTALPGHGEPYRGGIASAVDEAVRRGAT, from the coding sequence ATGTTCCACCGCAATGTAGCCGAGAGGATCCACCTCATCGAGCATGCCAATGTGAACCTGTACCTCGTCGAGGACGGCGACCAGGTCATGCTGGTTGATTCCGGCCTGCCGGCGATGTGGAAGATGACCGTCGCGGCCCTCCGCGAGCTTGGCCGATCGCCGCGCGACATTTCCGCGCTGGTCCTGACGCACGCGCACTTCGACCACCTCGGGTTCGCCGCCAGGCTCCAGCACGACCTCGATGTGCCGGTCTACGCGCACCCGGGCGACAGCTATATCGCCGAGCACCCGTACCGGTACAAGCATGAAAAGAACCGGCTGGCCTACCCCGTTAAGTACCCTGCCTGCATTCCCATCCTGACCCGGATGACGCTGGCCGGAGCGCTCAATGTCCGGGGTGTCAAGGATCTTCGCGTACTGGGCGCCGAGGCCGGCCTGCAGCTGCCCGGCGCACCGGCGGTGATCCATACTCCCGGCCATACCGAAGGCCACTGCGCACTCCACTTTCCGGAACGGGACACCATCATCACCGGAGACGCTTTGGTCACGCTCGATCCCTACACCGGCACGCGCGGCCCGCACATTGTCTCCGCGGCAGCCACGGCAGATACCAGGCAGGCGCTGAAATCGCTCGAACTGCTGGCCGAAACCGGCGCCGGCACGGCGTTGCCCGGCCATGGCGAACCGTACCGCGGCGGGATTGCCTCAGCAGTGGACGAGGCCGTGCGCCGCGGCGCCACCTAG